The window ACAACCGCGGCCATTGGTAAAGGCTTTGCCATTGGTTCTGCGGCTCTGGCGGCACTGTCTCTTTTTGCTTCTTTTCTATACGCCCAGGCCGGTCCGCAAGCAGCAGAGGGGGTTGATCTTGTCTTGAATATGATCAATACAATGACCCTGGCCGGAGCACTCATTGGAGCGGCATTACCCTATCTGTTCTCGGGGATTCTGATAGAATCGGTTGCCAATGCGGCACGTAATATGGTTCAGGAAGTACGACGTCAGTTTGCCGAAAAACCGGGGATACTGACGGGAGAAGAGTTACCTGATTATAAAGAGTGCATTTCTATCTCTTCTGCAGGAGCACTCCGGGAAATGAAGCTTCCCGCCCTGATCTCAGTCGTTGTACCATTGTTAAGCGGTTTTATCTTCGGTCCTGAATTTGTAGGCGGACTGCTCATCGGGACAACCTTAAGCGCCATAATGCTGGCATTGTTCACGGCGAATGCCGGAGGGGCCTGGGACAATGGTAAAAAATATATCGAGAACGGACATTTCGGCGGTAAAGGTTCTGATGCTCATTCAGCCGGAGTTATCGGTGATACCGTAGGTGATCCTCTCAAAGACACGGTTGGTCCCTCTCTGGACATCCTCATCAAGATCATGGCGGTAATATCCCTGATCTCAGTATCCATTTTCAGTAAGTTTAATCTTTTTTCATTGCTGGGATAAGTTTCTTCATCTTATATTTGAATTATCAGCCGGTTTTCAAAATGAACCGGCGATTCCAAGGAGGCTTTAAATGGCTTTACATTATTATCTTACTCTCTTTCCCATGGAAGCAATGATCGCATCACAGCTCGAACCTGAGCAGTTTGGATCCTATATGGCTCTGGGTGATACCAAGGCTGCCGCAGAACAACTCATGTTTATGGAAATAAACGGCGGATTCGGTACATTTTTTGACTGGGATTTTGCTGATAAGAAATGCATTCCCCATTCAGACGGCAGGCCTAAAAGATCCCTTTACCTGTCTGTTTACCGTGCCCTTGAAAATATTCCCCTTGATGCAATGAGCACACTCTATCTTGTTACAAAAGACGGGCGCTCCCTTGCTATTGAAAAGGGTGATTATACACCCCCCCTGAATTGGACCGGATACGCTCTATACAGGGAGTATTGTCCCATGTCACCTCTGGCAGTCAGTACGCTGGATCCAAAGAACTTTGGTGATTTCCTGACGGATCCCCTGAATAAAGTACATGCCCCAACAATCTTTTTTGCAGATTTAGCTGCAGGAAATCCAGATGACATAGAAAACTCAGGGAATGTCGGTCAAATTTATAACAGGAATCTGGAGCATCTGAAAGAATGTATCCACTCTCTCCAGTCGGGTAAAGGTAAAATGACAAAGATCGTAGACAGATCCAATTTCAGTACTTCATTTTATCAGATTATTGATAATGGATTTTATGCGGCTACCCAGGATGGGCTTGTCATGTATGCTTTTCCCTCCCGTGAAGAACTGAAGAAAAAGAACTATGACTGGGCTAAATCGTCCCAAATTTTTTAATCAACAATAAGTTCCTTATAAACCCGAATATTTGATGTTCGGGTTTATATGTCAAATTTTATATTCTCTGTATATAATAACAATTAAATACAAATCGGAGAGAATCATGGATATTCATCAGGAATTTTTTTTCATCAGAAATCTCTTATTGATGCTTGTCCTTGTGGTAGGACTCTTTATCATGCAATCCCTGGCAGGAATCATGCTGCCCCTTGTCATGGCCTTGTTGTTGAGTATCTTATACCTTCCTATTGTTCTTTATCTGGAAGCAAAAAGAATTCCCATGGGTCTTATAGTCACGTTTATTGCTGTATTTACTCTGGCGGTCATCCTTGTCGTTGCCAATATTTTTATATCCACCATCAATGAAATTATCGGACAGCAGGATTTTCTGATCAATCAGCTGGAAACAAAATTCCTTGCTATTGCCGGAATCCTGACCAGCCTTCCATATTTGAATCTGGATCTCCTGACGATTCAGGAAGGCCTGAATAATCTATTAGACAGAAATATGATTACCACGGCTGCCAGCGGAATATTACGAGGAGCCAGCAGTTTTGGCTCTTCCTTCCTGATGTTCACTCTCTATTTTTTATTCCTTCTGCCGGGAATGAGTCATTATCAAAGCTTTCTCAGATATGTAGGAGGTGAAAATGAGTCTCTCCTGAGAGATTATGAAACCATTCAAAAAAATGTTTCCACCTATATGATAATAAAAACAATTCTTAGTCTTGTTACCGGGACAATCACCTGGGTGATCTGTACGATACTGGGACTTAAATTTGCTTTTTTCTGGGGATTTTTGACCTTTATCTTAAATTTCATTCCCAGTATCGGTTCAATCATTGCCACAATCTTACCTTCCCTTATGGGGTTGATCCTGTTTGACAGTTACAATAAGGTTCTTCTTCTCCTCATTCTTTTAGGAGTAAATCAGATGATCATAGGCAACTTCCTGGATCCCCGGATCATGGGAAACCGCCTCCGCCTCAATACTGTTACAGTTCTCTTCGGTCTTGTCTTCTGGGGAGTTATCTGGGGAATCCCCGGCATGCTCCTGTCTGTTCCACTGTCGGTCAGCATGAAACTGATGCTTGAAAAGTCACGATCCTGGAGTATGATTGCCAGAATCATGGGTTATCCTGAAAAGCCTGCAAAACCTTCCCGTAACAAAAGACCCTTCTTCAGGAAAAAAGAATAAACTCTTTATTCTTTCTCTTTATTGAATCAGACGTTGAACAGCCCGACTCTATCCCTTATAATGCATCCTGAAATTATACAGGAGTAAAACCAATGACTGTTGATTCTTTATATGAAAAATTCAATCTGATTCAATTTGGAGAAATGCCTGAGGACCACCTCAGATCTGTTTGTGAGCATTATTTTCCAATAATTAATGAAATAGAGGAATTGAAGAAGCAGACGAATACAATCGTACTGGCTCATTCCTATGTCAAATCAAATATCATTTATGCAGTGGCTGATTATGTAGGAGATTCCTACGAACTGAGTAAGAATGCCCGGGATGCAGATGAGAAAAGGATCATTTTTGCGGCGGTTCGCTTCATGGGTGAAACAGCTAAGATTCTGAGTCCGGATAAAGAGGTTCTGATTCCCGGTACCGATCCAGCCTGTTCTCTGGCCGACAGCATTACAGCAGAGGATGTCCGTAAGCTGAAAAAAGAGAATCCCGGCTATGCCTTCCTCTGTTATATAAATACAAATGCCGATGTGAAGGCAGAGTGTGATGCCTGTGTAACATCTTCCAACGTTTACAATATTGTTGAAAAATATCCTTCTGATAAAATTTATTTTGTCCCTGATAAGCTGATGGGCCAGAATGTCATTGATGAGATGGAAAAGAGGGGTGTGAAGAAAGATATTAAGGTCTGGAACGGAACCTGTTATGTTCATGAAGAGTATGACGCATCCCTCGTTGATGCTCTCAGGGAGAAATACAAGGATCTGTCGGTGCTGGTCCATCCCGAATGCGGGCCCTCGGTTCTTGAGAAGGCTGATTTTGTAGGCAGTACATCCCAACTCTATAATTTTGTCAAGCATCAGAAAGATGGTCATTTTCTGATGCTCACAGAGTGCGGCCTCATTTCAAGAATTGAAGCAGAATTGCCGGGAAGAAAATTTGTGGGTAGCTGTTCACTCTGCAAATACATGAAGTCAAATACCCTTGAAGGTATACTCCGTGTATTAAAAAACCCGACTCCCTCGGACTATGTTCAAATAGATATAGGGGTACAGGATCGAGCTCTGAAATGCATCAATCGGATGTTTGAAATCGCGGAATCCTGATTTTATCATTGATGATGAGAACGGCGGTAATGGATAAAGCACCTCCGGCTAATGTATTCCATTCTGCTCTTTCCCCCAGAATGATTCGACCCAATAAGAGAGCCAGTACAGGGATCAAAAAGGTCATTGTACTGGCTTTTGACGCCCCCAGACGGGACGCTGCCAAAAAATAGACTCCTGCACCAATGGTACCGGCAAATAAGGCCAGATAAATTATATTTACCCAACCGACTGTCGGGATTTTGAGGCTTAAATCAATCCATTCTCTGGGTAGAAAGAATGCCATGAGAAGGGTTCCAAAACCGTATAAAATGGAATTAAACCAGAGAGGGTGCATTTTTTTTTGAGCCTGCTGGCTCATCAAAGTCAGTACAGACCAACAAAAAGCACAGCCGAGAAAAAGAAGATTGTGACTTTGAACCAGAGCTCCTGTTTCCCATTTCCAGGGTTCCATCAATAGCAGACCACCAGTCAATCCTAAGAACAGTCCTGTTTTTTGATCCCCCATGATTTTTTGTCTAAACAGAAAAGATGATAAAAGGTAGGTTATCAGGGGATTCAGCGTTGTGACCATCACTCCTCCCTTACCGGCGAGTGATCCTTTCAGGCCTAAAAGAAAGAGGATGTTATACAGACAGATGAAAAGAGATGCTCCCAGACTGAAGGCAAGAGATCGTCTGTCAGGAGATGTTATTTTTTTTATCTTGAATAGAAGAAAAGGAAGGAA is drawn from Oceanispirochaeta sp. and contains these coding sequences:
- a CDS encoding AI-2E family transporter encodes the protein MDIHQEFFFIRNLLLMLVLVVGLFIMQSLAGIMLPLVMALLLSILYLPIVLYLEAKRIPMGLIVTFIAVFTLAVILVVANIFISTINEIIGQQDFLINQLETKFLAIAGILTSLPYLNLDLLTIQEGLNNLLDRNMITTAASGILRGASSFGSSFLMFTLYFLFLLPGMSHYQSFLRYVGGENESLLRDYETIQKNVSTYMIIKTILSLVTGTITWVICTILGLKFAFFWGFLTFILNFIPSIGSIIATILPSLMGLILFDSYNKVLLLLILLGVNQMIIGNFLDPRIMGNRLRLNTVTVLFGLVFWGVIWGIPGMLLSVPLSVSMKLMLEKSRSWSMIARIMGYPEKPAKPSRNKRPFFRKKE
- the nadA gene encoding quinolinate synthase NadA, whose amino-acid sequence is MTVDSLYEKFNLIQFGEMPEDHLRSVCEHYFPIINEIEELKKQTNTIVLAHSYVKSNIIYAVADYVGDSYELSKNARDADEKRIIFAAVRFMGETAKILSPDKEVLIPGTDPACSLADSITAEDVRKLKKENPGYAFLCYINTNADVKAECDACVTSSNVYNIVEKYPSDKIYFVPDKLMGQNVIDEMEKRGVKKDIKVWNGTCYVHEEYDASLVDALREKYKDLSVLVHPECGPSVLEKADFVGSTSQLYNFVKHQKDGHFLMLTECGLISRIEAELPGRKFVGSCSLCKYMKSNTLEGILRVLKNPTPSDYVQIDIGVQDRALKCINRMFEIAES
- a CDS encoding DMT family transporter — encoded protein: MKKNESRFFLLMILAMSLWAGSWVSAKMIASEINPGLIVFWRFLITFVSFLPFLLFKIKKITSPDRRSLAFSLGASLFICLYNILFLLGLKGSLAGKGGVMVTTLNPLITYLLSSFLFRQKIMGDQKTGLFLGLTGGLLLMEPWKWETGALVQSHNLLFLGCAFCWSVLTLMSQQAQKKMHPLWFNSILYGFGTLLMAFFLPREWIDLSLKIPTVGWVNIIYLALFAGTIGAGVYFLAASRLGASKASTMTFLIPVLALLLGRIILGERAEWNTLAGGALSITAVLIINDKIRIPRFQTSD